GTGCGCCACCACAGCGGCGTACACATGGTCGGCTTCGACGTCCACTCCCCCGGGGCCTTCGCCGAGTACGTCGTGGTGCAGGAGGCCTTCGCCTTCGAGGTGCCGAAGGGCGTCCCGGACGACGTCGCCGCCTTCACCGAGCCGCTGGCCGTCGCCTGGCACGCCGTACGACGCGGGGACGTCGGTCGACGCCCGGCGATCGTGATCGGGTGCGGCCCGATCGGGCTGGCCGTCATCCTGATGCTGAAGGCGTCGGGCGTGAAGACGATCGTCGCGTCCGACCTCTCACCGACGCGACGCGAGCTGGCGCGTCAGTGCGGAGCGACCGTTGTCGTCGACCCGCGCGAGCAGTCGCCCTGGACGGCGTACAAGCAGCCGGGGCCGGTCGGCTCGATCACCGAGTACGCGAACTTCGGCCTCAACGCGATCGGCACGATGCGGATGGTGCCCCTGCTGCCCTGGGGACGGCTGGTCCGGTTCGGCGACACGATCGGCGCCTCGCCCGTCGGCCCGGTGATCTTCGAGTGCGTCGGCGTGCCCGGCATCCTCGACGGGATCCTGGCCGGAGCACCCCTGCTCAGCCGGATCGTCGGCGTCGGCGTGTGCATGGAGCCGGACACCA
This genomic interval from Nocardioides cavernaquae contains the following:
- a CDS encoding zinc-binding dehydrogenase, with the translated sequence MSAAPAAMKAAVCQHGDFTVQDVPRPEPGPGQLLLRVVRAGICGSDLHARQHADQLAELAGELGYDTIMRPEQQVVLGHEFLGELVAYGPKTRRRWKKGARIVALPMVRHHSGVHMVGFDVHSPGAFAEYVVVQEAFAFEVPKGVPDDVAAFTEPLAVAWHAVRRGDVGRRPAIVIGCGPIGLAVILMLKASGVKTIVASDLSPTRRELARQCGATVVVDPREQSPWTAYKQPGPVGSITEYANFGLNAIGTMRMVPLLPWGRLVRFGDTIGASPVGPVIFECVGVPGILDGILAGAPLLSRIVGVGVCMEPDTIRTVLGLNKEAEIRFVFGYDPQEFAHVLGLLASGRVDPTPLHTGTVGLSELGQAFADLGNPELHAKILVDPAQP